The Pseudomonas azadiae genome contains a region encoding:
- a CDS encoding transporter, translating to MNHSIDHSHQDSDLFGLLYGFRFRPGEKGEQIDSATALQALQQPGDPEEFLWLHLNLAHAACERWMQAHLDLPEEFFEALHEGSRSTRIEHVDSALLAVVNDVVFNFSSMVSSDISTLWVCARSRLLISARLQPLHSVDKLRSSVKAGESFRSPLALLVHLLRDQGEVLTQIVRKTSISVDHIEDQLLSSRLSTNRAELGAARRVLVRLQRLLALEPGSLLRLLNRPPQWLQKEDVKELRKSTEEFALVINDLTALGERIKLLQEEIAANLNEQSSRTLFTLTVVTVLALPINIIAGFFGMNVGGVPLSQDPEGFWILVALVATFTLIAGRWAFRKFST from the coding sequence ATGAACCACAGCATCGACCACAGCCATCAGGACTCCGACCTGTTTGGCTTGCTTTACGGTTTTCGTTTTCGCCCAGGTGAAAAAGGCGAACAGATAGACTCGGCCACGGCGCTCCAGGCCCTGCAACAGCCGGGCGATCCGGAAGAGTTCTTGTGGCTGCACCTGAACCTGGCCCACGCTGCGTGCGAACGCTGGATGCAGGCGCACCTGGACCTGCCGGAAGAATTCTTCGAAGCCTTGCATGAAGGGTCGCGCTCCACCCGCATCGAACACGTCGACTCGGCCTTGCTGGCGGTGGTCAACGATGTGGTGTTCAACTTCAGCAGCATGGTGTCGTCGGACATTTCCACACTGTGGGTGTGCGCCCGCAGCCGCCTGTTGATCAGCGCGCGCCTGCAACCGTTGCATTCGGTGGACAAGCTGCGTTCGTCGGTCAAGGCCGGCGAAAGCTTCCGCTCGCCACTGGCCTTGCTGGTGCACTTGCTGCGCGACCAGGGTGAAGTACTGACCCAGATCGTGCGCAAGACCAGCATCAGCGTTGACCATATCGAAGACCAACTGCTGTCCTCGCGCTTGTCCACCAACCGCGCCGAACTGGGCGCGGCACGCCGGGTGCTGGTGCGCCTGCAACGCTTGCTCGCATTGGAGCCAGGCTCGCTGCTGCGCCTGCTTAACCGCCCGCCGCAGTGGCTGCAGAAGGAAGACGTGAAGGAATTGCGCAAGTCCACCGAAGAGTTTGCGCTGGTGATCAACGACCTGACAGCGCTGGGCGAACGCATCAAGCTGTTGCAGGAAGAGATCGCCGCCAACCTCAACGAGCAAAGCAGCCGCACGCTGTTTACCCTCACGGTGGTGACCGTGCTGGCGTTGCCGATCAACATCATCGCCGGTTTTTTCGGCATGAACGTGGGCGGCGTGCCGCTTTCCCAGGATCCGGAAGGGTTCTGGATATTGGTGGCGTTGGTGGCGACGTTTACCTTGATTGCCGGGCGTTGGGCGTTCCGCAAGTTCTCGACTTGA
- a CDS encoding inorganic phosphate transporter, which translates to MATPSLIASPHTSSAGPQPRLDKKPGLVTVIIFFAVLAMGLLFTAYSLMHDMREMGAQVTTWTPFLLLGVALLIALGFEFVNGFHDTANAVATVIYTNSLPPHFAVVWSGFFNFLGVLLSSGAVAFGIIALLPVELILQVGSSAGFAMIFALLIAAILWNLGTWWLGLPASSSHTLIGSIIGVGVANALMHGRDGTSGVDWSQAIKIGYALLLSPLIGFAFAAMLLLALRAFVKNRALYKAPKGDAPPPWWIRGMLIATCTGVSFAHGSNDGQKGMGLIMLILVGTLPMAYALNRTMPAEQSLQFAAVAEVTQVALVKSAPQPLAGDPRPILSTYVRTKEPTAELVPALAALAGHIGDEVKGYGSLAKVPAEAVGNVRNDMYLTSETIRLMDKGKVGNFDADTQGKLQLFKQQIDDATRFIPLWVKIAVAIALGLGTMVGWKRIVVTVGEKIGKTHLTYAQGASAEMVAMLTIGAADMYGLPVSTTHVLSSGVAGTMVANGGGLQMRTIRNLLMAWVLTLPAAILLSGSLYWLFTQLF; encoded by the coding sequence ATGGCCACCCCCTCCCTGATTGCCTCCCCCCACACCTCATCCGCAGGCCCCCAACCCAGGCTGGACAAGAAACCCGGCCTGGTGACGGTGATCATCTTCTTCGCGGTGCTCGCCATGGGCCTGTTGTTCACCGCCTACAGCCTGATGCATGACATGCGCGAAATGGGCGCCCAAGTCACCACTTGGACGCCGTTCCTGTTGCTGGGCGTGGCGCTGTTGATTGCCTTGGGCTTCGAGTTCGTCAACGGTTTCCACGACACCGCCAACGCCGTGGCGACGGTGATTTACACCAACTCGCTGCCGCCGCATTTTGCGGTGGTGTGGTCGGGCTTTTTCAACTTTCTCGGGGTGCTGCTTTCCAGCGGTGCGGTGGCGTTCGGCATCATTGCCTTGTTGCCGGTCGAACTGATTCTGCAGGTGGGTTCATCGGCGGGTTTTGCGATGATCTTTGCGCTGCTGATCGCCGCCATCCTGTGGAACCTCGGCACTTGGTGGCTGGGTTTGCCGGCCTCCTCGTCCCACACCCTGATCGGCTCGATCATCGGTGTAGGTGTCGCGAATGCCTTGATGCACGGGCGTGACGGTACCAGCGGCGTGGACTGGAGCCAGGCGATCAAGATTGGCTACGCGTTGCTGCTGTCGCCGCTGATCGGTTTTGCCTTTGCGGCGATGCTGTTGCTGGCGCTGCGGGCCTTCGTCAAGAACCGCGCGTTGTATAAGGCACCCAAAGGCGACGCCCCGCCACCGTGGTGGATCCGCGGCATGCTGATCGCCACCTGCACCGGTGTGTCTTTCGCCCACGGTTCCAACGATGGGCAGAAAGGCATGGGCCTGATCATGCTGATCCTGGTCGGGACCCTGCCGATGGCTTACGCGCTGAACCGCACCATGCCGGCCGAGCAGTCGTTGCAGTTTGCCGCTGTGGCCGAAGTCACCCAAGTGGCCCTGGTGAAAAGCGCACCGCAGCCGCTGGCGGGCGACCCGCGACCGATCCTGTCGACCTACGTGCGCACCAAGGAGCCCACAGCAGAACTGGTGCCTGCCCTCGCCGCCCTCGCAGGGCATATCGGCGACGAAGTCAAAGGCTACGGCTCCCTGGCCAAAGTGCCCGCCGAAGCCGTCGGCAACGTGCGTAACGACATGTACCTGACCAGCGAAACCATCCGTCTGATGGACAAGGGCAAGGTGGGTAACTTCGATGCTGACACCCAGGGCAAGCTGCAACTGTTCAAGCAGCAGATCGACGACGCCACACGCTTTATTCCGCTGTGGGTGAAAATCGCCGTGGCGATCGCCCTGGGCCTGGGTACCATGGTGGGCTGGAAGCGCATCGTGGTGACCGTGGGTGAAAAAATCGGCAAGACGCACCTGACCTACGCCCAGGGCGCCTCGGCCGAAATGGTCGCGATGCTGACCATTGGCGCGGCGGATATGTATGGGTTGCCGGTGTCGACCACGCATGTGTTGTCGTCAGGGGTGGCAGGGACGATGGTGGCCAATGGCGGAGGGCTGCAGATGCGGACCATCCGCAATTTGCTGATGGCGTGGGTGCTGACATTGCCAGCGGCGATCCTGTTATCAGGAAGCCTGTACTGGCTGTTCACCCAACTCTTCTGA
- a CDS encoding 5-oxoprolinase subunit C family protein produces the protein MIKVLKPGLATSVQDLGREGYYHLGIPPSGALDQYALSAANHLVGNPLGAAGLECTLIGPELEFQRDALVALSGALMSPRLDGDVVHQDTAFQVRAGQVLRFEFPKAGARTYLAVAGGIDVPLVLGSRSTYTLGALGGFHGRRLQEGDLLPIGEASDTGRAGNSLPMALRRSVGGDVTLRVVPGLYYERLTEAAKRSFFAEPWTVGSEADRIGYRFKGGSALSFQPREQPFGAGSDPSNIVDSCYPIGSIQVPAGLEPIVLHRDAVSGGGYAMIGTVISADLDLIGQMQPNQRAGFVAVTLEEALEARRVYKKRLKAMAGLFIH, from the coding sequence ATGATCAAGGTCCTCAAACCCGGCCTGGCCACCTCCGTGCAAGACCTTGGCCGCGAAGGCTATTACCACTTGGGCATACCGCCGTCGGGCGCGTTGGACCAGTACGCCTTGAGCGCGGCCAACCACCTGGTGGGCAATCCGCTGGGCGCGGCGGGGCTGGAATGCACATTGATTGGCCCCGAATTGGAGTTTCAACGGGATGCCTTGGTGGCGCTCAGCGGCGCGCTGATGTCGCCGCGCCTGGACGGCGACGTGGTGCATCAGGACACCGCCTTCCAGGTGCGGGCCGGGCAGGTGTTGCGCTTTGAATTTCCCAAGGCCGGCGCGCGGACTTATCTGGCGGTGGCCGGTGGCATCGACGTGCCGCTGGTGCTCGGCAGCCGCTCGACCTACACCCTCGGCGCACTCGGCGGGTTTCACGGTCGGCGCCTGCAGGAGGGCGATCTATTGCCCATCGGTGAGGCCAGCGACACGGGCCGTGCGGGCAACAGTCTGCCGATGGCGTTGCGCCGCTCGGTCGGCGGCGACGTGACCCTGCGCGTGGTGCCGGGGCTGTATTACGAGCGGCTGACGGAGGCGGCCAAGCGCAGCTTTTTTGCCGAGCCCTGGACGGTAGGCTCCGAGGCCGACCGCATTGGCTATCGTTTCAAGGGCGGCAGTGCGCTGAGCTTCCAGCCACGTGAGCAGCCGTTTGGCGCGGGGTCGGATCCATCGAACATCGTCGACAGTTGCTACCCGATTGGTTCGATCCAAGTACCGGCAGGTCTGGAACCGATTGTGCTGCATCGGGACGCGGTCTCGGGTGGCGGCTACGCGATGATCGGCACGGTGATCAGTGCCGACCTGGACCTGATCGGGCAGATGCAGCCGAACCAGCGGGCAGGGTTTGTCGCGGTGACACTGGAAGAGGCGTTGGAGGCGCGGCGGGTGTACAAGAAGCGCCTCAAGGCAATGGCTGGGCTCTTCATCCACTGA
- a CDS encoding 5-oxoprolinase subunit B family protein: MAETSPIRYSFGGDEHLFAEVSESMSLEAFFKGMAVTRAVERLALEGVLDVCLANASFQIRFDPDRIAPHVLLDAVQTAEAQAVAERTLHTRIIEIPVLYNDPWTHETLMRFRDRHQDPSGTDLEYAARINGLADVDAFIAAHSGAPWFVSMVGFVAGLPFMFQMVERERQLQVPKYLRPRTDTPKLTLGHGGCFGCIYSVRGAGGYQMFGVTPAPIYDPAQQLAYLKEHMVFFRPGDIVQFKPIQRDAYDLAVAEVDAGRFDLRIRPVEFSLDAFLADPVGYPKSLQEALA; the protein is encoded by the coding sequence ATGGCTGAAACGTCCCCCATCCGCTACAGCTTCGGCGGTGATGAACACCTGTTTGCCGAGGTCAGCGAGAGCATGTCCCTGGAGGCCTTTTTCAAAGGCATGGCGGTGACTCGCGCCGTGGAGCGCCTGGCGCTGGAGGGCGTGCTGGATGTGTGCCTGGCCAACGCGTCGTTCCAGATCCGCTTCGACCCCGACCGCATCGCGCCCCATGTTCTGCTGGACGCGGTGCAGACCGCCGAAGCCCAGGCCGTGGCCGAACGCACCTTGCACACGCGCATTATCGAAATCCCGGTGCTCTACAACGACCCGTGGACGCACGAAACCCTCATGCGTTTTCGCGACCGTCATCAGGACCCCAGCGGCACCGATCTGGAGTATGCCGCCCGCATCAATGGCCTGGCCGATGTCGACGCGTTTATCGCCGCCCACAGCGGCGCGCCGTGGTTTGTGTCGATGGTCGGCTTTGTCGCGGGCCTGCCGTTCATGTTCCAGATGGTTGAACGCGAGCGCCAATTGCAGGTGCCCAAATACCTTCGCCCGCGCACCGACACACCGAAACTCACCCTTGGCCACGGCGGCTGTTTTGGTTGCATTTATTCGGTGCGCGGTGCCGGCGGTTACCAGATGTTCGGCGTGACCCCGGCGCCGATCTACGACCCGGCGCAGCAACTGGCGTACCTCAAGGAGCACATGGTGTTCTTTCGCCCCGGCGATATCGTGCAGTTCAAACCGATCCAGCGCGACGCCTACGACCTGGCCGTCGCTGAAGTGGACGCAGGACGTTTCGACCTGCGCATCCGCCCGGTGGAATTTTCACTCGATGCCTTTCTCGCCGACCCCGTGGGTTATCCGAAATCCCTGCAGGAGGCGCTGGCATGA
- a CDS encoding 5-oxoprolinase subunit PxpA, whose protein sequence is MQAVDFNSDMGEGFGPWTIGDGVDAELMAYISSANIATGFHAGDPGTMRRTVERAKQLGVAIGAHPGFRDLVGFGRRHLNAPAQELVDDMLYQLGALREIARAQGVPLQHIKPHGALYMHLARDEEAARLLVQNLQIIEPTLLLYCMPNSVIWHVAKELGQPVVREFYADREYDLTGSIVFTRNVRALDPATVAARVLRACQAGLVRTVEGEDLFIEFDSICLHSDTPGALELVEATREALDQAGIVVRTPQ, encoded by the coding sequence ATGCAGGCAGTGGATTTCAACTCGGACATGGGCGAAGGCTTCGGCCCCTGGACCATCGGTGATGGCGTCGACGCAGAGCTGATGGCCTATATCAGCTCGGCCAATATCGCCACCGGCTTCCACGCCGGCGACCCCGGTACCATGCGCCGCACGGTCGAGCGCGCCAAGCAACTGGGCGTGGCCATCGGTGCGCATCCGGGGTTCCGGGATCTGGTCGGCTTTGGCCGTCGCCACCTCAACGCACCTGCCCAGGAACTGGTGGACGACATGCTCTACCAGCTCGGCGCCCTGCGTGAAATCGCCCGTGCCCAAGGCGTGCCCTTGCAACACATCAAGCCCCATGGCGCGCTGTATATGCACTTGGCCCGCGATGAAGAAGCGGCGCGGCTGTTGGTGCAAAACCTGCAGATCATCGAGCCGACGCTGTTGCTGTACTGCATGCCCAACTCGGTGATCTGGCATGTCGCCAAGGAGCTCGGGCAGCCGGTGGTGCGCGAGTTCTATGCCGACCGCGAGTACGACCTGACCGGTTCCATCGTGTTTACCCGCAACGTGCGCGCGCTGGACCCTGCGACGGTGGCGGCGCGCGTCTTGCGCGCGTGTCAGGCCGGGCTTGTGCGTACCGTGGAAGGCGAAGACCTGTTTATCGAATTCGATTCCATCTGCTTGCACAGCGACACGCCCGGTGCTTTGGAATTGGTGGAAGCAACTCGCGAAGCCCTGGACCAGGCGGGAATCGTGGTCAGGACACCCCAATAA
- a CDS encoding LysR family transcriptional regulator, giving the protein MSLTLRQIRYFVATAEIGQISQAAIHLNISQSAVTTAIKELEAMLGVQLFVRSAQGMNLTDAGRHFLNRAYVILRSVDDALNSPLPDYRARGVLRLAASYTVLGYFLPHHLQRLEHWHPDVTIEVFEQERQAIEQGLLDGRLDMAVVLTANLTHPAIVSEILFNSERRLWLPSHHPLCERGAVSLADVAQEPYILLTVDEAEHSAMRYWEQARQTPKVRLRTSSVEAVRSMVANGSGVAILSDLVHRPWSLEGKRIETLTVTDPVTPMSVGLAWHRERAFTPAMQAVRDYFHDAFLTPQQLSARR; this is encoded by the coding sequence ATGTCCCTGACCTTGCGCCAAATCCGTTATTTCGTCGCCACCGCCGAGATCGGCCAGATTTCCCAGGCGGCCATCCACCTGAACATCTCCCAGTCGGCGGTGACCACGGCGATCAAGGAGCTGGAAGCCATGCTTGGCGTGCAACTGTTTGTGCGCTCGGCCCAGGGCATGAACCTGACCGACGCCGGCCGGCACTTTCTCAACCGTGCCTATGTGATCCTGCGCAGCGTCGATGACGCGCTCAACAGCCCGCTGCCCGACTACCGCGCCCGCGGCGTATTGCGCCTGGCCGCCAGCTACACGGTGCTCGGCTACTTCCTGCCCCACCACTTGCAGCGCCTGGAACACTGGCACCCGGATGTGACCATTGAAGTGTTCGAGCAAGAGCGCCAGGCCATCGAACAAGGTCTGCTCGATGGCCGGCTCGACATGGCGGTCGTGCTCACGGCCAACCTCACCCACCCGGCGATCGTCTCGGAAATCCTGTTCAATTCCGAACGCCGCCTGTGGCTGCCCAGCCATCACCCCTTGTGCGAGCGCGGCGCGGTGAGCCTGGCCGATGTGGCCCAGGAACCCTATATCCTGCTCACCGTCGACGAAGCCGAACACAGCGCCATGCGCTATTGGGAACAGGCCAGGCAAACACCCAAGGTGCGGTTGCGCACCAGTTCGGTGGAAGCCGTGCGCAGCATGGTCGCCAATGGCAGTGGCGTGGCGATCCTGTCGGACCTGGTGCACCGCCCCTGGTCCCTGGAAGGCAAGCGCATCGAAACCCTGACCGTCACCGACCCGGTCACGCCGATGAGCGTAGGGCTGGCCTGGCACCGTGAGCGTGCGTTCACCCCGGCGATGCAGGCGGTGCGCGATTATTTCCACGACGCCTTCCTCACACCGCAGCAGTTGTCGGCGCGGCGCTAG
- a CDS encoding LysR family transcriptional regulator, which yields MNKLELLRTFVRVTELSSFTAASDSLGLPRSTVSEHVQALEELLGARLLQRTTRKVQATQDGRVLYERSKDLLAHMEELEGLFRQDEAQLSGRIRVDMPNVMARELILPRLPSFMDTHPLIALEISSSDRQVDLIAEGFDCVLRVGAQPDQTVVARRVCSMPMVNCVSAGYIERYGRPETLAELAQHQLVHYVRPLGARSAGFEYQHGNKVQRVAMAGRVTVNSTDAYQAACLGGFGITQVPLLGIRALLASGELVAVLPDYPAPPLDVSLLYAGQRHLPLRVRVFMDWLAATLQSQL from the coding sequence ATGAACAAGCTTGAGCTGTTGCGCACCTTTGTGCGCGTCACCGAACTGTCGAGTTTCACCGCCGCCAGCGACAGCCTGGGCCTGCCGCGCTCCACGGTCTCCGAACATGTGCAGGCGCTGGAAGAACTGCTCGGCGCGCGCCTGTTGCAGCGCACCACGCGCAAGGTGCAGGCGACCCAGGACGGCCGCGTGTTGTATGAGCGCAGCAAGGATTTGCTGGCGCACATGGAAGAACTCGAAGGTCTGTTTCGCCAGGATGAAGCGCAACTGAGCGGACGCATTCGCGTGGATATGCCCAATGTGATGGCGCGCGAACTGATCCTGCCGCGCCTGCCGTCGTTCATGGATACGCACCCGTTGATCGCCCTGGAGATCAGCAGCTCTGACCGCCAGGTGGACCTGATCGCCGAAGGGTTTGACTGCGTCTTGCGGGTCGGCGCGCAGCCTGACCAAACGGTGGTTGCACGCCGGGTATGCAGCATGCCAATGGTTAACTGCGTCAGCGCCGGGTATATCGAGCGCTACGGTCGACCCGAGACGCTGGCCGAGCTGGCGCAGCATCAACTGGTGCACTACGTAAGGCCGTTGGGCGCGCGTTCGGCGGGGTTCGAATACCAGCACGGCAATAAGGTGCAGCGGGTGGCGATGGCGGGGCGTGTCACCGTGAACAGCACCGATGCCTACCAGGCCGCGTGCCTGGGCGGTTTCGGTATTACCCAGGTGCCGTTGCTGGGCATTCGCGCGTTGCTGGCCAGCGGTGAATTGGTCGCCGTACTGCCGGATTACCCGGCACCGCCGTTGGATGTGTCGTTGCTTTACGCCGGTCAACGGCATTTGCCGCTGCGGGTCCGGGTGTTCATGGATTGGCTCGCCGCGACGTTGCAATCCCAGCTCTAG
- a CDS encoding SDR family NAD(P)-dependent oxidoreductase, translating to MTRKIALITGASRGLGKSAALHLAAQGVDIIGTYHSKADEAQAVVAQIEQLGGRAAMLKLDVGQSATFGDFAHEVAGVLKDVFAQEHFDFLINNAGIGIHASFAETTEAQFDHLVAVHFKGPFFLTQTLLPLIRDAGRILNISSGLARFSLPGYSAYAAMKGAMEVLTRYQAKELGARRISVNILAPGAIETDFGGGAVRDNAALNSLVANNTALGRAGLPDDIGGAIASVLADGSHWITGQRIEASGGMFL from the coding sequence ATGACCCGTAAAATCGCACTGATCACCGGCGCCAGCCGCGGCCTGGGCAAGAGCGCCGCGCTGCACCTGGCGGCCCAAGGCGTCGACATCATCGGCACTTACCACAGCAAGGCGGATGAAGCGCAGGCCGTCGTCGCGCAGATCGAGCAACTCGGTGGCCGCGCCGCGATGTTGAAGCTGGACGTGGGCCAGAGCGCGACTTTCGGTGACTTCGCCCACGAGGTGGCTGGCGTGCTCAAGGACGTGTTCGCACAGGAGCACTTCGACTTCCTGATCAACAATGCCGGCATCGGTATTCACGCCAGCTTCGCCGAGACCACCGAGGCCCAGTTCGACCACTTGGTGGCGGTTCACTTCAAGGGGCCGTTTTTCCTTACCCAGACACTGCTGCCGTTGATCCGCGACGCGGGGCGCATCCTCAACATTTCCAGCGGCCTGGCGCGCTTCAGCCTGCCCGGTTATTCGGCTTACGCGGCGATGAAAGGCGCGATGGAAGTGCTGACCCGCTACCAGGCCAAGGAGTTGGGCGCGCGCAGGATCAGCGTCAACATCCTTGCACCCGGCGCCATCGAAACCGATTTCGGCGGCGGCGCCGTACGTGACAATGCCGCCCTCAACAGCCTGGTCGCCAACAACACCGCCCTGGGCCGCGCCGGCTTACCGGACGATATCGGCGGCGCCATCGCCAGCGTGTTGGCCGACGGCAGCCATTGGATCACCGGGCAGCGGATCGAGGCGTCGGGCGGCATGTTTTTGTAA
- a CDS encoding multidrug/biocide efflux PACE transporter translates to MTPLKSTTERVCQAIGFEALALLICTPMLAWIMDKPAMEMGLVTLAISLLALTWNVIFNGLFDRLKARLHLATNGWTRTLHALLFEGGLILVCVPLIAAWLNISLVQAFILDIGVLLFFLPYTYVYHWGYDVLRERLLQKHAARRLDPLPGDPMAAVGQHAGDGAADIVR, encoded by the coding sequence ATGACCCCGCTTAAATCAACGACGGAACGCGTGTGCCAAGCCATCGGATTCGAGGCGCTCGCCTTGTTGATCTGCACCCCCATGCTGGCGTGGATCATGGACAAACCCGCGATGGAGATGGGCCTGGTCACCCTGGCGATCAGCCTGCTGGCGCTGACCTGGAACGTGATCTTCAACGGCCTGTTCGACCGTCTCAAGGCGCGCCTGCACCTGGCCACCAACGGCTGGACGCGCACATTGCATGCGCTGCTGTTCGAAGGTGGCCTGATCCTGGTGTGCGTGCCGTTGATTGCGGCGTGGCTGAACATCAGCCTGGTGCAGGCGTTCATCCTCGACATCGGCGTGTTGCTCTTCTTCCTGCCGTACACCTATGTCTACCACTGGGGTTATGACGTGCTGCGTGAACGGCTTTTACAAAAACATGCCGCCCGACGCCTCGATCCGCTGCCCGGTGATCCAATGGCTGCCGTCGGCCAACACGCTGGCGATGGCGCCGCCGATATCGTCCGGTAA
- a CDS encoding LysR family transcriptional regulator, which yields MASHEVLHAFVQAATQGSFSAAARKLGKSQSTVSAAVASLEIDLDVLLFDRSSRKPTLTPAGHVLLQRAEQVLEANSRLELAASQLSHGLEPKLSIAMSDTYQSDRFENALSAFEQRYPDLELECLIAECEDLIALVQSGRAQIAFIDQQAVYPPDLTASPVEERTEIALFVAPGHPLAGLRNISAQALQQHRELRLASIVNPNETRASGRVWSAPSYLMLLEMAQLGFGWAPIPRWLVERFGGDRLVELKARGWPRAVAVDALWSRQHPPGPAGSWLLSAMLE from the coding sequence ATGGCCTCCCATGAAGTGCTGCACGCGTTTGTCCAGGCGGCCACCCAAGGCTCGTTTTCCGCGGCGGCGCGCAAGCTGGGCAAGAGCCAATCCACCGTCAGCGCGGCGGTGGCAAGCCTGGAGATCGACCTGGATGTGCTGTTGTTTGACCGCAGCAGCCGCAAGCCGACACTGACACCGGCCGGCCATGTGTTGCTACAACGCGCCGAGCAGGTGCTGGAGGCCAACAGCCGCCTTGAGTTGGCGGCGAGCCAGTTGTCCCACGGGTTGGAGCCGAAGCTGAGTATCGCCATGTCGGATACTTATCAGTCCGACCGTTTCGAAAACGCCCTCAGCGCCTTTGAACAGCGCTACCCGGACCTTGAACTCGAATGCCTGATCGCCGAATGCGAAGACTTGATCGCCCTGGTGCAAAGCGGCCGGGCGCAGATCGCATTTATCGACCAGCAGGCCGTTTACCCGCCGGACCTGACCGCCTCGCCCGTCGAGGAGCGCACCGAAATCGCCCTGTTCGTGGCCCCAGGCCATCCGCTGGCAGGTTTGCGCAACATCAGCGCGCAGGCCTTGCAGCAGCACCGCGAACTGCGCCTGGCCAGCATCGTCAACCCGAATGAAACCCGCGCCAGCGGCCGCGTATGGTCGGCGCCCAGTTATTTGATGCTGCTGGAGATGGCGCAATTGGGCTTCGGTTGGGCGCCGATCCCGCGCTGGCTGGTCGAACGGTTTGGCGGCGACCGCCTGGTGGAACTCAAGGCCCGCGGCTGGCCACGCGCGGTGGCGGTGGATGCGTTGTGGTCACGCCAGCATCCACCCGGGCCGGCGGGGAGCTGGTTGTTGAGCGCGATGCTGGAGTGA
- a CDS encoding RNA polymerase sigma factor yields the protein MTLSVEALYRSESRRVLATLIRVLGDFDLAEEALHEAFCVALLRWPLDGVPDNPCAWLVSTGRFKAIDRLRRQARFTPLLQEQADALEAADWSDEDVEDDRLRLIFTCCHPALAADAQAALTLREICDLTTEEIARAFLVTPATIAQRIVRAKGKIREAKIPYLVPSREELPERLDTVLRVIYLVFNEGYSASMGADLTREALTREAIRLGRLLLQLLPEPEVMGLLALMLLHHSRRPARTSAEGELVLLNEQDRSLWDASLIAEGCALVEQALRTRRFGPYSLQAAIAAVHAEATRADKTDWPQIVGLYDALLSTMPSAVIELNRAVAVAMRDGPLAGLQAIEGILARGELLDYHLAHSARGEFCRQLGRTAEARAAYEKALSLTRLTPEKRFLERRLAELESSKR from the coding sequence TTGACCCTGTCGGTCGAGGCCCTCTACCGCAGCGAATCACGCCGGGTGCTCGCGACGCTGATTCGCGTGCTCGGCGATTTCGACCTGGCTGAAGAAGCCCTGCATGAGGCGTTTTGCGTCGCGCTGCTGCGTTGGCCGCTGGACGGTGTTCCGGACAATCCGTGCGCCTGGCTGGTGTCCACCGGGCGCTTCAAGGCCATCGACCGTTTGCGCCGCCAGGCGCGTTTCACTCCGCTGCTGCAGGAGCAGGCCGACGCGCTGGAAGCGGCTGACTGGAGTGATGAAGACGTGGAAGACGACCGCCTGCGCCTGATATTTACCTGCTGCCATCCGGCGTTGGCGGCCGACGCCCAGGCGGCGCTGACGTTGCGTGAGATCTGCGACCTTACCACCGAGGAAATCGCCCGGGCGTTTCTGGTCACACCGGCCACTATCGCCCAGCGCATCGTGCGGGCCAAGGGCAAGATCCGCGAGGCAAAAATCCCGTATCTAGTGCCGTCCCGTGAAGAACTGCCCGAGCGTCTGGACACCGTGCTGCGGGTGATTTACCTGGTGTTCAACGAAGGCTATTCAGCCTCCATGGGCGCCGACCTGACCCGCGAAGCGTTGACGCGTGAAGCCATTCGCCTGGGGCGTTTGCTGTTGCAACTGTTGCCCGAGCCCGAAGTCATGGGCCTGCTGGCGTTGATGTTGCTGCACCACTCCCGCCGCCCGGCGCGCACTTCGGCCGAAGGAGAACTGGTGCTGCTGAATGAGCAGGACCGTTCGCTGTGGGATGCGTCCTTGATCGCCGAAGGCTGCGCGTTGGTGGAGCAGGCGCTGCGCACACGGCGTTTTGGCCCCTATAGCCTGCAAGCGGCCATTGCTGCGGTGCATGCCGAAGCCACGCGTGCAGACAAGACAGACTGGCCGCAGATAGTCGGGCTCTACGACGCGTTGCTCAGCACAATGCCGTCAGCGGTGATCGAATTGAACCGGGCCGTAGCGGTGGCCATGCGCGATGGACCGCTGGCGGGATTACAGGCAATAGAGGGGATTCTGGCGCGCGGCGAGTTGCTGGATTACCACTTGGCGCATTCGGCACGGGGGGAGTTTTGCCGACAACTGGGGCGCACTGCAGAGGCGCGCGCCGCCTACGAAAAAGCCTTGTCGCTGACCCGGCTAACCCCGGAAAAACGCTTCCTCGAACGCCGCCTCGCCGAACTCGAATCTTCCAAACGATAG